A stretch of Gossypium hirsutum isolate 1008001.06 chromosome A06, Gossypium_hirsutum_v2.1, whole genome shotgun sequence DNA encodes these proteins:
- the LOC121230687 gene encoding cytochrome P450 CYP82D47-like: protein MKKVTKDLDQVAEEWLREHKEKRAENEANSEEDFMGVLLSILSDIEPPVSYVHLLTESGKIKSYLSSRRYLINHNGDALNKVKQELDIHVGKDRVLQTESDTKNLINLKSETLRIYPTAPLSVIHEAIEDCSIQRDPQIWEDSLEFRLERFMTIHKDIDVKGHDFELIPFNSDRRMCHRVSIETLSGEAVDMRID, encoded by the exons ATGAAGAAGGTAACCAAAGATTTGGACCAAGTTGCGGAGGAATGGTTACGAGAGCACAAGGAAAAGAGAGCAGAAAATGAGGCAAATAGTGAGGAAGATTTCATGGGAGTGTTACTATCTATTCTCAGTGATATAGAGCCACCAGTCTCGTACGTTCATCTCTTAACTGAATCTGGAAAAATAA AATCTTATCTTAGCAGCAGAAGATACCTCATCAATCATAACGGTGATGCATTGAACAAAGTCAAACAAGAACTAGACATTCATGTTGGCAAGGATAGAGTCCTACAAACTGAATCAGACACCAAAAACTTAATAAACCTTAAATCT GAAACACTACGCATATACCCTACTGCTCCACTCAGTGTAATTCATGAAGCTATTGAAGATTGCTCG ATACAACGTGATCCCCAAATATGGGAAGATTCTTTAGAATTTCGATTAGAAAGATTTATGACTATTCATAAAGACATCGATGTAAAAGGACATGACTTTGAACTGATTCCATTTAATAGTGATAGAAGAATGTGCCATAGAGTTTCGATTGAGACACTATCAGGAGAAGCAGTTGATATGCGGATTGACTAG
- the LOC107944067 gene encoding cytochrome P450 CYP82D47, with protein MDYFHSVTATSTVVIIAFPLLFLFSFLWISRGNTNSKKTASEASGACPIIGHLRLLGGPQPPHISLANMADKYGRIFTIKLGVQRALVVSNWEVAKKECLTINDKAFATRPNLACAELMGYNKAMIGFAPYGLHWRQMRKIATIELLSNHRLNLLKHVRESEVKTSLQQLYQLWNKKKSSNSDKVLVEMKRWFRDVTLNVILRIVVGKRIPNSYEGVETVKWKELLDDLFELSGKFIISDALPYLRWLDIGGDLKLMKKVAKDLDQVAEEWLLEHKEKRAENEANSEEDFMGALLSILSDTEEHEADTINKATSLNLILAAEDTSSITMTWALSLLLNNRDASNKVKQELDIHVGKDTKNLVYLQSVIKETLRLYPAAPLSVTHEAIEDCSVSGYHVSAGTWLILNLQKIQRDPQIWEDPLEFRPERFMTTHKDIDVRGYDFELIPFSSGRRMCPGYSFALKILELTLANVLHWFEFEIPSGETVDMRESPGMTNPKATPLEVHITPRLPTFVYQSTN; from the exons ATGGATTATTTCCATTCAGTCACAGCAACTTCAACGGTTGTAATCATTGCTTTTCCACTActgtttcttttctctttcctatgGATCTCAAGAGGAAACACAAACTCGAAGAAAACAGCATCAGAAGCTAGTGGAGCATGCCCTATTATTGGCCATCTCCGCCTCCTAGGAGGGCCACAACCACCTCACATAAGCTTGGCTAACATGGCTGACAAATATGGAAGAATATTCACTATCAAGTTGGGTGTACAGAGAGCTTTGGTGGTGAGCAATTGGGAGGTTGCGAAa AAAGAATGTCTTACCATAAACGATAAAGCGTTTGCAACTCGTCCAAATCTTGCATGCGCGGAGCTTATGGGTTACAACAAAGCCATGATTGGCTTTGCACCATATGGACTTCATTGGCGTCAAATGCGCAAGATTGCCACTATTGAGCTCCTCTCAAATCATCGCCTCAATTTGCTCAAACATGTAAGGGAATCCGAGGTGAAGACATCACTGCAACAGCTATATCAACTATGGAACAAGAAGAAAAGTAGTAACAGTGACAAAGTGTTGGTGGAGATGAAGAGATGGTTCAGAGATGTTACTCTTAACGTCATTCTAAGGATCGTTGTGGGGAAGCGAATACCGAATTCATACGAAGGAGTTGAAACCGTGAAATGGAAGGAGTTGTTGGACGACTTATTTGAACTAAGTGGAAAGTTCATAATATCAGATGCGCTGCCGTATCTGCGATGGTTGGACATTGGTGGAGACCTGAAGCTCATGAAGAAGGTAGCCAAAGATTTGGACCAAGTTGCAGAGGAATGGTTACTAGAGCACAAGGAAAAGAGAGCTGAAAATGAGGCAAATAGTGAGGAAGATTTCATGGGAGCGCTACTATCTATTCTCAGTGATACAGAGGAGCATGAGGCGGATACCATCAACAAAGCCACCAGTCTC AATCTTATCTTAGCTGCGGAAGATACCTCGTCAATCACAATGACATGGGCTTTGTCTTTATTACTCAACAACCGTGATGCGTCGAACAAGGTCAAACAAGAACTAGACATTCATGTTGGTAAGG ACACAAAAAATTTAGTGTATCTTCAATCTGTGATTAAGGAAACACTACGCCTATATCCTGCTGCTCCACTCAGTGTAACCCATGAAGCTATTGAAGACTGCTCGGTTAGTGGATACCATGTTTCAGCTGGTACTTGGCTTATTCTCAATCTTCAAAAGATACAACGTGACCCACAAATATGGGAAGATCCCTTAGAATTTCGACCAGAAAGATTTATGACTACTCATAAAGACATTGATGTAAGAGGATATGACTTTGAACTGATTCCATTTAGTAGTGGTAGAAGAATGTGCCCTGGATATTCGTTTGCGCTTAAGATTTTGGAACTTACATTAGCTAATGTACTACATTGGTTTGAGTTTGAGATTCCTTCAGGCGAAACTGTTGATATGCGTGAATCTCCTGGAATGACAAATCCTAAAGCAACTCCATTGGAAGTTCATATAACTCCTCGCCTTCCTACTTTTGTTTACCAATCTACCAATTAA
- the LOC121230688 gene encoding cytochrome P450 82A1-like, translating into MADKYGRIFSIKLGVHRALVVNNWEIAKECLTINDKVFATRPNLACRELMGYNRAMIGFASYGPYWRQMRKISTIELLSNHRLNLLKHKSSNSDKVLVEMKRWFRDVTLNIILRIIVGKRIPNSYEGVENVKWKKSLDDLFGLSGKLLISDALPYLRWLDIGRDEKSMKNVAKDLDQVAEEWLREHKEKRAENKGNSGEDFMGVLLSILSDTEEHDVDAINKATSLIQCNPQIWEDPLEFRPERFMTTHKDIDVKGHDFELIPFSSDRRMCPGISIETLSGEAVDMRETLGLTIPKATPLEVKITPRLTSFVYQLTY; encoded by the exons ATGGCTGACAAATATGGAAGAATCTTCAGTATCAAGTTGGGTGTGCATAGAGCTTTGGTGGTGAACAATTGGGAGATTGCGAAAGAATGTCTTACCATAAACGATAAAGTGTTTGCAACTCGTCCAAACCTTGCATGCAGGGAGCTTATGGGTTACAACAGAGCCATGATTGGTTTTGCATCATATGGACCTTATTGGCGTCAAATGCGCAAGATTTCCACTATTGAGCTCCTCTCAAATCATCGCCTCAATTTGCTCAAACAT AAAAGTAGTAACAGTGACAAAGTATTGGTGGAGATGAAGAGATGGTTCAGAGATGTTACTCTTAACATCATTCTAAGGATCATTGTAGGGAAGCGAATACCGAATTCATACGAAGGAGTTGAAAACGTGAAATGGAAGAAGTCGTTGGACGACTTATTTGGACTAAGTGGAAAGCTCTTAATATCAGATGCGCTGCCGTATCTGAGATGGTTGGACATTGGTAGAGACGAAAAGTCTATGAAGAACGTAGCCAAAGATTTGGACCAAGTTGCGGAGGAATGGTTACGAGAGCACAAGGAAAAGAGAGCTGAAAATAAGGGAAATAGTGGGGAAGATTTCATGGGAGTGCTACTATCTATTCTCAGTGATACAGAAGAGCACGACGTGGATGCCATCAATAAAGCCACCAGTCTC atACAATGTAATCCACAAATATGGGAAGATCCTTTAGAATTTCGACCAGAAAGATTTATGACTACTCATAAAGACATTGATGTAAAAGGACATGACTTTGAACTGATTCCATTTAGTAGTGATAGAAGAATGTGCCCTGGAATTTCAATTGAGACACTATCAGGAGAAGCAGTTGATATGCGAGAAACTCTAGGATTGACTATCCCTAAAGCAACTCCATTGGAAGTTAAAATAACTCCACGCCTTACTAGCTTTGTTTACCAATTGACCTACTAA